The following proteins are co-located in the Streptosporangium brasiliense genome:
- a CDS encoding type II toxin-antitoxin system Phd/YefM family antitoxin: MKTITQCEFRNNSAAVMDAVEAGEVYHITRNGIEVAELRPLSRRRRLTAEELVARHRRLPHVDHERMRQEADEFFGTEDRVGDDNDPRERSHA; encoded by the coding sequence ATGAAGACGATTACCCAATGCGAGTTCCGCAACAACTCCGCAGCCGTCATGGATGCGGTGGAGGCGGGCGAGGTCTACCACATCACCCGCAACGGCATCGAAGTCGCCGAATTACGGCCCCTGTCCCGCAGACGACGCCTGACCGCGGAGGAACTGGTCGCCCGCCATCGCCGGCTACCGCATGTGGACCACGAGCGCATGCGCCAGGAAGCCGACGAGTTCTTCGGCACGGAAGATCGCGTCGGCGACGACAACGATCCCCGGGAGCGCAGCCACGCCTGA
- a CDS encoding glutamine synthetase family protein produces the protein MDRQQEFVLRTLEERDIRFIRLWFTDVLGFLKSVAIAPAELEGAFAEGIGFDGSAIEGFARVYESDMLAKPDPSTFQILPWRSETPGAARMFCDILMPDGSPSHADPRWVLKRTLAKASDMGFSFYTHPEVEFFLLKNRPERGARPEPIDDGGYFDHTPHSSGHDFRRNAIMMLESMGISVEYSHHEGGPGQQEIDLRYADALTTADNIMTFRLVMKEVALEQGIWASFMPKPFTEYPGSGMHTHMSLFEGDRNAFYEPGAEYQLSKVGRSFIGGLLAHAAEITAVCNQWVNSYKRLWGGAEAIAGAGGEAPSYISWGHNNRSALVRVPMYKPHKSGSTRIEFRSLDSACNPYLAFAVILAAGLRGIEQGYEMPPGAEDDVWALTSAERRALGIQPLPQSLDEAIAVMERSELVAETLGEHVFDYFLRNKRTEWREYRRQVTEFELGRYLPVL, from the coding sequence TTGGACCGCCAGCAGGAGTTCGTTCTCCGCACCCTTGAGGAGCGCGACATCCGGTTCATCCGGCTGTGGTTCACCGACGTGCTCGGCTTCCTCAAGTCGGTGGCGATCGCCCCCGCGGAGCTCGAAGGGGCCTTCGCCGAGGGCATCGGCTTCGACGGCTCGGCCATCGAGGGCTTCGCCCGCGTCTACGAGTCGGACATGCTGGCCAAGCCCGACCCGTCGACGTTCCAGATCCTGCCCTGGCGCAGCGAGACGCCGGGCGCGGCCCGGATGTTCTGCGACATCCTCATGCCGGACGGCTCGCCCTCGCACGCCGACCCGCGCTGGGTGCTCAAGCGCACCCTGGCCAAGGCCTCCGACATGGGCTTCAGCTTCTACACCCACCCCGAGGTCGAGTTCTTCCTGCTGAAGAACCGGCCCGAGCGCGGCGCGCGCCCCGAGCCGATCGACGACGGCGGTTATTTCGACCACACCCCGCACAGCTCCGGCCACGACTTCCGGCGCAACGCGATCATGATGCTGGAGTCGATGGGCATCTCGGTCGAATACAGCCACCACGAGGGCGGCCCCGGCCAGCAGGAGATCGACCTGCGCTACGCCGACGCGCTCACCACCGCCGACAACATCATGACCTTCCGGCTGGTCATGAAGGAGGTCGCGCTGGAGCAGGGCATCTGGGCGAGCTTCATGCCCAAGCCCTTCACCGAATACCCCGGCTCCGGCATGCACACCCACATGTCGCTGTTCGAGGGCGACCGCAACGCCTTCTACGAGCCCGGCGCCGAATACCAGCTGTCCAAGGTCGGCCGCTCCTTCATCGGCGGCCTGCTCGCGCACGCCGCCGAGATCACCGCGGTCTGCAACCAGTGGGTCAACTCCTACAAGCGCCTGTGGGGCGGCGCCGAGGCGATCGCCGGGGCCGGGGGCGAGGCCCCGAGCTACATCTCCTGGGGCCACAACAACCGCTCGGCCCTGGTCCGGGTGCCGATGTACAAGCCGCACAAGAGCGGCTCGACCCGCATCGAGTTCCGCTCGCTCGACTCGGCCTGCAACCCCTATCTGGCCTTCGCGGTGATCCTGGCCGCGGGCCTGAGGGGCATCGAGCAGGGCTACGAGATGCCCCCCGGCGCCGAGGACGACGTCTGGGCGCTGACCTCGGCCGAACGCCGCGCGCTGGGCATCCAGCCGCTGCCCCAGTCGCTGGACGAGGCCATCGCGGTCATGGAGCGCAGCGAACTGGTCGCCGAGACCCTCGGCGAGCACGTCTTCGACTACTTCCTGCGCAACAAGCGGACCGAGTGGCGCGAATACCGCCGCCAGGTCACCGAGTTCGAGCTCGGCCGCTACCTTCCAGTCCTGTAA
- a CDS encoding serine/threonine-protein kinase, protein MESQSLAPDDPQRIGGYLLAGRLGVGGQGVVYDAYDEAGGRVAIKALHPGAAGNGQARARLAKEVTAATRVASFCTARIVGADLEADRPYIVSEFVAGPSLRQAVEDSGPLGQDAVHRLAVAVATALAAVHAVGVVHRDLKPDNVLLGPDGPRVIDFGIARTEEMTLSATGAMIGTPKYMAPEALNGGRAGPAADVFAWGAVVLYAATGHDPFHAQSAGAAMYRVLTSEPDVSVLPEPLRGLVFAALAKEPEGRPAARDLLLGLLGHATLDEGVQVAADLRPAGPVGAPTLGRLAEEVFARLSPQEQRQVPEVLLRLVSADGHGVRSADRGEFGPGAERVITVLSEAGLLGVSPKDVRITRPGLLPAWPRLREWVEVERPGLGVHAELREAARRWDRRGHRDTDLFHGPPLEQAMQWAATGRRHLKLNDTETEFLAAAAALTRRRARTRRAVTGVLAGLLAVTLVAVALAESRRMELARSLEQAEARRLAAYADDLRQGDPVTAMRLSVAAWRLSDVRETRAALFSSLVQQEVGALDPPEPGARYALGPGGATLVGVGKDAIQVWDAVTGRRLRTIEAPGLGALGVSASARHAAVNTPKGVTLWDLATGARLPGAFGAAGDSARLGPAGKVLVSSSKTEHVIREVATGRVVLRVPDTPGLYQVEIGGDDRYAATTVQGGGPVHLWDLRTGREMPVPAAGHAVTDVAVSRDGRVLALNGGGSTSFWNPRTGRLIARSVDTTVDGNVVLSPDGRLAAVLGPYGLEVMRVAGGLSVLRRGPAVPDSENLRFTADGRTVRYADPAGRVVSMDVATFAGGRPVDGGLLLGAAFSPGGDLVAVQRRVEGERAVELWDVAGRRRLRRVEVPGPEQEGYQKNALAFSPDGRTLAIGPGDVPAVTLWDLTTMRRVRELRWEAGGTYTLAFTPDGRRLAVAGTEGGRNAVRIWDVASGRPGRPLGVDAQVVAFGPGGDRLAYGGTRNGLLSLADGAARDVPGMEGATAAAFAPRGGSLAVGDGQGRVRLWDAASGTPRGPVADAHVSEVGRVVFSPDGSLLATTGDSVRLWDAGTGQGFGLADLGVSGVLDLAFTPGGRSLRVIGWDGAIVERPLGPAALSAVVCRRAGGGLPPDAWRRYLSPEVPYRATC, encoded by the coding sequence ATGGAATCACAGTCGTTGGCCCCCGACGACCCGCAGCGGATCGGGGGCTACCTGCTCGCGGGACGTCTCGGCGTGGGCGGCCAGGGAGTGGTGTACGACGCCTACGACGAGGCGGGCGGCCGGGTCGCGATCAAGGCCCTGCACCCCGGCGCCGCGGGCAACGGGCAGGCCAGGGCCCGCCTCGCGAAGGAGGTGACGGCCGCGACCCGGGTGGCCTCCTTCTGCACCGCCCGGATCGTCGGCGCCGATCTGGAGGCCGACCGCCCGTACATCGTCAGCGAGTTCGTCGCCGGCCCCAGCCTGCGCCAGGCCGTGGAGGACTCCGGCCCGCTGGGCCAGGACGCGGTGCACCGGCTCGCCGTCGCGGTGGCCACCGCGCTGGCCGCCGTGCACGCCGTCGGGGTGGTCCACCGTGACCTCAAACCGGACAACGTGCTGCTCGGCCCGGACGGCCCCAGAGTGATCGACTTCGGTATCGCGCGGACCGAGGAGATGACGCTGAGCGCGACCGGCGCCATGATCGGCACGCCGAAGTACATGGCGCCCGAGGCGCTCAACGGAGGCCGGGCGGGCCCGGCCGCCGACGTCTTCGCCTGGGGCGCGGTCGTGCTCTACGCCGCGACCGGGCACGACCCCTTCCACGCGCAGTCGGCCGGCGCCGCCATGTACCGCGTGCTCACCAGCGAGCCCGACGTGTCCGTGCTGCCCGAGCCGCTGCGCGGACTGGTGTTCGCCGCCCTCGCCAAGGAGCCGGAAGGCCGGCCCGCGGCCCGTGACCTGCTGCTCGGGCTGCTCGGGCACGCCACCCTCGACGAGGGCGTGCAGGTCGCCGCCGACCTGCGCCCGGCCGGGCCCGTGGGCGCCCCGACGCTGGGACGGCTCGCCGAGGAGGTGTTCGCCCGGCTGAGCCCGCAGGAGCAGCGGCAGGTCCCCGAGGTCCTGCTCCGCCTGGTCAGCGCCGACGGGCACGGCGTCCGCAGCGCCGACCGCGGCGAGTTCGGCCCCGGGGCCGAGAGGGTGATCACCGTGCTGTCCGAGGCGGGACTGCTCGGCGTGTCCCCGAAGGACGTGCGGATCACCCGGCCGGGGCTGCTGCCGGCCTGGCCCCGGCTGCGGGAGTGGGTCGAGGTCGAACGCCCGGGGCTGGGCGTCCACGCCGAGCTGCGCGAGGCCGCCCGGCGCTGGGACCGGCGCGGCCACCGGGACACCGACCTGTTCCACGGGCCGCCCCTGGAGCAGGCCATGCAGTGGGCCGCCACCGGGCGCCGTCACCTGAAGCTCAACGACACCGAGACGGAGTTCCTGGCCGCGGCCGCCGCCCTGACCCGGCGGCGGGCCCGCACCCGCCGCGCGGTGACCGGCGTCCTCGCGGGGCTGCTCGCCGTGACCCTGGTCGCGGTCGCGCTCGCCGAGAGCCGGCGGATGGAGCTGGCCCGCTCGCTCGAGCAGGCGGAGGCGCGCCGCCTGGCGGCCTACGCCGACGATCTCCGGCAGGGTGACCCGGTCACGGCCATGCGGCTCAGCGTGGCCGCCTGGCGGCTGTCCGACGTCCGCGAGACGCGTGCGGCGCTGTTCAGCTCGCTGGTGCAGCAGGAGGTGGGGGCGCTGGATCCCCCCGAGCCGGGCGCGCGGTACGCCCTGGGCCCCGGCGGCGCGACCCTGGTCGGCGTGGGCAAGGACGCCATCCAGGTGTGGGACGCCGTCACCGGGAGGCGGCTGCGGACGATCGAGGCCCCCGGCCTCGGCGCCCTGGGCGTCTCCGCCTCCGCCCGCCACGCCGCCGTCAACACCCCGAAAGGGGTGACCCTGTGGGACCTGGCCACGGGCGCCCGGCTGCCGGGCGCGTTCGGGGCCGCCGGGGACTCGGCCCGGCTCGGTCCGGCGGGGAAGGTGCTGGTCTCCTCCTCGAAGACGGAACACGTGATCCGCGAGGTGGCGACCGGCCGGGTCGTGCTCAGGGTGCCCGACACCCCCGGCCTGTACCAGGTCGAGATCGGGGGAGACGACCGCTACGCGGCCACCACCGTGCAGGGCGGTGGCCCGGTCCACCTCTGGGACCTGCGCACCGGCAGGGAGATGCCGGTCCCGGCGGCCGGTCACGCCGTCACCGACGTGGCCGTCAGCCGGGACGGGAGGGTCCTGGCGCTCAACGGCGGCGGCAGCACGTCGTTCTGGAACCCGCGGACCGGCCGGCTGATCGCGCGGAGCGTGGACACCACGGTCGACGGGAACGTGGTGCTCAGCCCGGACGGCCGGCTCGCCGCCGTGCTCGGCCCCTACGGGCTGGAGGTCATGCGGGTGGCCGGTGGCCTGTCCGTGCTCCGGCGCGGGCCGGCCGTACCCGACTCCGAGAACCTGCGCTTCACCGCCGACGGGCGGACGGTGCGTTACGCCGACCCCGCCGGCCGGGTGGTCTCCATGGACGTCGCCACCTTCGCCGGCGGGCGCCCGGTGGACGGCGGCCTGCTGCTCGGGGCGGCATTCAGCCCCGGCGGCGATCTCGTCGCCGTGCAGCGCCGGGTCGAGGGGGAGCGGGCCGTCGAGCTGTGGGACGTGGCGGGCCGGCGCCGGCTGCGCCGTGTCGAGGTGCCCGGCCCGGAGCAGGAGGGCTACCAGAAGAACGCCCTGGCCTTCAGCCCCGACGGGCGGACCCTCGCCATCGGGCCCGGCGACGTCCCGGCCGTCACGCTGTGGGACCTCACCACGATGAGACGGGTCAGGGAGCTGAGATGGGAGGCCGGGGGGACCTACACCCTCGCGTTCACCCCGGACGGCCGCCGCCTGGCGGTCGCGGGGACGGAGGGCGGCCGGAACGCGGTGCGGATCTGGGACGTCGCCTCGGGCCGCCCCGGCCGCCCGCTGGGCGTCGACGCCCAGGTCGTCGCCTTCGGGCCGGGCGGTGACCGCCTGGCGTACGGCGGCACGCGCAACGGGCTGCTGAGCCTGGCCGACGGCGCGGCACGGGACGTCCCCGGGATGGAGGGGGCCACCGCGGCCGCCTTCGCTCCCCGCGGCGGGTCCCTGGCCGTGGGCGACGGTCAGGGGCGGGTCCGGCTGTGGGACGCGGCGAGCGGGACGCCGCGGGGACCGGTCGCCGACGCCCACGTGTCCGAGGTCGGCAGGGTGGTGTTCTCTCCCGACGGGAGCCTGCTGGCCACCACGGGTGATTCCGTGCGCCTGTGGGACGCCGGCACCGGGCAGGGCTTCGGCCTGGCCGACCTCGGCGTCTCCGGGGTGCTGGACCTGGCCTTCACCCCGGGCGGCCGGTCGCTGCGCGTCATCGGCTGGGACGGGGCGATCGTGGAGCGGCCGCTGGGGCCCGCC
- a CDS encoding type II toxin-antitoxin system VapC family toxin encodes MLDTCTCIDLDLIAPTRLPAIPEITTITLAELHQGVAMAGNAGTRAARMEKLGAAVTDFEPLPFDGDAAARYGTLVALTIAADRDPRPRRMDLMIAAVASTRGLPLYTRNDADFKGLEGMVTIVPV; translated from the coding sequence GTGCTCGACACCTGCACTTGCATCGATCTGGATCTGATCGCCCCAACCCGGTTGCCGGCCATCCCGGAGATCACCACGATCACTCTTGCCGAACTCCACCAAGGTGTCGCCATGGCCGGAAACGCTGGGACCAGAGCCGCACGCATGGAGAAACTAGGGGCAGCCGTCACCGACTTCGAACCGCTGCCCTTCGACGGCGACGCCGCCGCCCGCTACGGGACCCTGGTGGCCCTCACGATCGCCGCCGATCGCGACCCACGCCCCCGCAGAATGGATCTGATGATCGCGGCAGTGGCATCCACTCGCGGTCTGCCGCTCTACACGCGCAACGACGCCGACTTCAAGGGGCTCGAAGGCATGGTGACCATAGTGCCCGTGTGA
- a CDS encoding hotdog fold domain-containing protein — protein sequence MTTAAELQTVLTVPARFRGPEGTANGGWIAGTVTEALHGARHDSAVEVTLHAPTPLETELAVRHLANTATLTHGDTLLVEAIPVAEQLDAPAFVPFNKAALAESGFAGLTGHAFPGCFACGMRDPGDGLRIFPGPVPGTDLVAAGWRVPMTVTDEDGAVPDSIIWAALDCVTGWAHFGPGESALLGRLTAQVHRRVYPGGTYSVVGRATGREGRKLFGESAVYEVDGTLVAAAKAVWITPA from the coding sequence ATGACGACGGCTGCCGAGCTGCAGACCGTGTTGACCGTTCCGGCGCGTTTCCGCGGGCCTGAGGGCACCGCGAACGGCGGATGGATCGCGGGCACGGTCACCGAGGCGTTGCACGGCGCCCGGCACGACTCGGCCGTCGAGGTCACGCTGCACGCCCCCACGCCGCTGGAGACCGAGCTGGCCGTGCGCCACCTGGCCAACACCGCCACCCTCACCCACGGCGACACCCTCCTCGTCGAGGCCATCCCGGTCGCCGAGCAGCTCGACGCCCCGGCCTTCGTCCCCTTCAACAAGGCGGCCCTCGCCGAGAGCGGTTTCGCCGGGCTCACCGGTCACGCCTTCCCCGGCTGCTTCGCCTGCGGCATGCGCGACCCCGGCGACGGCCTGCGGATCTTCCCCGGCCCGGTGCCCGGCACCGACCTGGTCGCCGCCGGCTGGCGGGTGCCGATGACCGTCACCGACGAGGACGGGGCCGTCCCCGACTCGATCATCTGGGCCGCGCTCGACTGCGTCACCGGCTGGGCCCACTTCGGGCCCGGCGAGTCGGCCCTGCTCGGCCGCCTGACCGCGCAGGTTCACCGCCGGGTCTACCCTGGCGGCACCTACTCCGTGGTGGGCCGCGCCACCGGCCGCGAGGGCCGCAAGCTCTTCGGCGAGAGCGCCGTCTACGAGGTGGACGGCACCCTGGTGGCCGCCGCCAAGGCCGTCTGGATCACCCCCGCCTGA